Proteins from a single region of Fusobacterium gonidiaformans ATCC 25563:
- a CDS encoding DUF2156 domain-containing protein, whose amino-acid sequence MWKKLEIESKEVIDRYTKHRFQICDFAFTNLFLWSRGEVIEYEEEEDVLCLRGHYNDQIYYFMPVPKEETEENIGAMKRRMDTILEEGASISYVPEYWVEKLQDDYVLEEIRDSFDYVYQVEDLAFLKGRRFAKKKNHISKFKRTYPDFTFEEITTENLEAVKAFQSQWCFCRECEKEEVLRNENMGIMSLLDHFETLGLSGSVLKVNGEIVGFSLGEVLDQDYVLIHIEKAIADYVGSYQILNSLFLQQHFLEYQYVNREDDFGNEGLREAKESYHPAFLLKKYDVISKK is encoded by the coding sequence ATGTGGAAAAAATTAGAAATAGAAAGCAAAGAAGTTATCGATCGTTATACAAAACATCGTTTTCAAATTTGTGACTTTGCTTTTACCAATTTGTTTCTTTGGAGCCGTGGAGAAGTCATTGAGTATGAAGAAGAGGAAGATGTTCTATGTTTACGAGGGCATTACAATGACCAAATTTATTACTTTATGCCGGTTCCCAAAGAAGAAACGGAAGAAAATATAGGGGCAATGAAAAGAAGAATGGATACTATCTTAGAAGAGGGAGCTTCCATTTCTTATGTGCCGGAATATTGGGTGGAAAAATTGCAAGACGATTATGTCTTGGAAGAAATACGAGATTCTTTTGATTATGTTTATCAAGTGGAAGATTTAGCATTTTTAAAAGGAAGACGATTTGCAAAGAAGAAAAATCATATTAGCAAATTTAAAAGAACTTATCCTGACTTTACTTTTGAAGAAATTACGACAGAAAATTTGGAAGCGGTAAAGGCATTTCAAAGTCAATGGTGTTTTTGTCGAGAATGTGAAAAAGAAGAAGTATTACGAAATGAAAATATGGGAATTATGTCTTTGTTAGACCATTTTGAAACATTGGGACTAAGTGGATCTGTATTAAAAGTGAATGGAGAGATTGTAGGTTTTAGTTTAGGAGAAGTCTTAGATCAAGACTATGTCTTAATTCATATTGAAAAAGCAATTGCAGACTATGTAGGAAGTTATCAAATTTTAAACAGCTTATTTTTACAACAACATTTTTTAGAATATCAATACGTCAATCGTGAGGATGACTTTGGGAATGAGGGACTTCGAGAAGCAAAAGAGTCTTATCACCCTGCATTCTTATTAAAAAAATATGATGTTATTTCAAAAAAATAA
- the ilvA gene encoding threonine ammonia-lyase: protein MVTLEKIQEAKSCIQDSVRKTPVLNCPKLGAQTGNDVYFKLENLQQTGSFKLRGALNKIAHLSEEEKKCGVIASSAGNHAQGVALGATAKGIKSTIVMPAGAPLSKVRATREYGAEVVLHGAVYDNAYQKALEIQKETGAIFLHPFDDEEVIAGQGTIGLEILEQLPDVDAVLVPIGGGGILAGIATAIKSVKPEVKVIGVEAAGAASMTAALAKGECCDIENCSTIADGIAVRKVGYKTLELVKKYVDEVVTVTEDEIVQGIFYLLEKSKLVAEGAGASGVAALLAGKINLKGKKVCAVISGGNVDMNFIEKIVNKALVLNGQRHEITVYIPDKPGEMEKLTRVLHEQNANIIYISQTKYRASLAITEVKVDLVVECRDEAHQEEIHAALEKNGARIAK from the coding sequence ATGGTAACATTAGAAAAAATTCAAGAAGCAAAAAGTTGTATTCAAGATTCTGTCAGAAAGACACCGGTTTTGAATTGCCCAAAATTAGGAGCACAAACAGGAAATGATGTCTATTTCAAATTAGAAAATTTACAACAAACAGGATCTTTTAAACTTCGAGGAGCTTTGAATAAAATTGCACATTTATCAGAAGAAGAAAAAAAATGTGGAGTGATTGCATCATCTGCTGGAAACCATGCTCAAGGAGTCGCTTTGGGGGCAACGGCAAAGGGGATTAAATCTACTATTGTCATGCCAGCCGGAGCACCTTTGTCAAAAGTAAGAGCAACAAGAGAGTATGGAGCGGAAGTAGTATTACACGGAGCAGTATATGATAATGCTTACCAAAAAGCTTTGGAAATTCAAAAAGAAACAGGAGCGATTTTCTTACATCCTTTCGATGATGAAGAAGTGATTGCAGGACAAGGAACCATAGGATTGGAAATTTTAGAACAACTTCCTGATGTAGATGCTGTTTTAGTTCCTATCGGAGGAGGAGGAATCCTAGCGGGGATTGCCACTGCTATTAAATCCGTGAAACCGGAAGTAAAAGTGATTGGGGTAGAAGCAGCAGGAGCAGCTTCCATGACGGCAGCTCTAGCAAAGGGAGAATGTTGTGATATTGAAAATTGTTCTACAATTGCGGATGGAATTGCAGTTCGTAAAGTAGGTTATAAAACTTTAGAGTTGGTAAAAAAATATGTCGATGAAGTCGTAACCGTAACAGAAGATGAAATTGTACAAGGAATTTTCTATCTACTAGAAAAAAGTAAATTGGTTGCAGAAGGAGCAGGAGCTTCCGGAGTAGCTGCTCTATTGGCAGGAAAAATCAATTTAAAAGGGAAAAAAGTATGTGCTGTGATTTCCGGTGGAAATGTAGATATGAACTTTATTGAAAAAATTGTAAATAAGGCTTTAGTGTTAAATGGACAACGACACGAAATTACAGTATATATTCCGGATAAACCGGGAGAAATGGAAAAATTAACAAGAGTTCTTCATGAACAAAATGCAAATATTATCTATATCAGTCAAACAAAATATAGAGCATCTCTAGCTATTACAGAAGTCAAAGTAGACTTGGTAGTCGAATGTAGAGATGAGGCACATCAAGAAGAAATTCATGCCGCTTTAGAAAAAAATGGAGCAAGAATCGCTAAATAG
- a CDS encoding Na/Pi cotransporter family protein, which yields MYFQVLCTVVGGLGIFLLGMDNMSSGMQKIAGPRLKKILATLTTNRILGIFTGIMITALVQSSSVSTVMTIGFVNASLLTLKQALGIILGANIGTTITGWLLAMNIGKYGLPIVGLAAILLMFKKEDKVRVRLMTLMGFGFIFLGLQLMSDGLRPLRELPEFVELFKAFRADTYLGVIKVALIGAAITGIVQSSAATLGITITLASQGLIDYPSAVALVLGENVGTTVTALLASIGASANAKRAAYAHTLINIIGVVWVTAIFPYYLFGLENILDPDHHVGAAIASAHTCFNICNVILMIPFVGVLDKFLQRIVPNDNNIEEDEVKVTKLSSMGKMLPTVIIDQTKNEVLTMGKYIKHIFFRLEELYEDPDKIAVNVVEINQVEDKLDLYEKEINNINYALLNRTLDQEYIEKTRRNLLVCDEYETISDYIGRIGDSIEKLQEHNIVIEGFRVEILQSLNDKIVKFFQHIHQGYESKEMKYFSDGIDEYNEIKNFCKTKRKEHFKDSTENIIPSRLNTEFSDIINYYQRAADHIYNIIEYYMKL from the coding sequence ATGTATTTTCAGGTATTATGTACCGTTGTAGGGGGACTTGGAATTTTTTTGTTAGGAATGGATAATATGTCCTCCGGAATGCAAAAAATTGCTGGACCACGTTTGAAAAAGATTTTGGCAACCTTAACAACCAATCGTATTTTAGGGATTTTCACAGGGATTATGATAACCGCTTTGGTGCAATCTTCTTCTGTAAGTACTGTTATGACGATAGGTTTTGTAAATGCGTCTCTATTGACCTTAAAACAAGCTCTAGGAATTATTCTAGGGGCGAATATCGGGACAACAATTACAGGTTGGTTATTGGCTATGAATATCGGAAAGTACGGGTTGCCTATTGTAGGGCTTGCTGCCATTCTATTGATGTTTAAAAAAGAAGATAAAGTTCGAGTTCGATTGATGACTTTGATGGGCTTTGGATTTATTTTCTTAGGACTGCAACTCATGAGCGATGGATTACGACCTTTACGAGAATTACCGGAATTTGTAGAATTATTCAAGGCATTTCGAGCCGATACTTACTTAGGAGTTATTAAAGTTGCCTTAATTGGAGCTGCTATTACAGGGATTGTGCAATCTTCTGCAGCTACCTTGGGGATTACCATTACTTTAGCAAGTCAAGGCTTGATTGATTATCCCTCTGCGGTAGCTTTGGTCTTAGGGGAGAACGTAGGGACCACAGTAACGGCTTTATTAGCTTCGATTGGAGCTTCTGCCAATGCAAAGAGAGCAGCCTATGCCCATACTTTAATTAATATTATTGGAGTTGTTTGGGTAACGGCTATATTCCCATATTATTTGTTTGGTCTGGAAAATATCTTGGATCCCGATCATCATGTAGGAGCAGCGATTGCTTCTGCCCATACTTGTTTTAATATTTGTAACGTCATTTTAATGATTCCTTTTGTCGGAGTTTTAGATAAATTTTTGCAAAGGATAGTACCGAATGATAATAATATCGAAGAGGACGAAGTAAAAGTCACAAAACTTTCTTCTATGGGGAAAATGTTGCCTACCGTTATTATTGACCAAACGAAAAATGAAGTTCTTACAATGGGAAAATACATCAAACATATTTTCTTCCGCTTAGAAGAATTGTATGAAGATCCTGATAAAATTGCTGTGAATGTAGTAGAAATCAATCAAGTAGAAGATAAATTGGACTTGTATGAAAAAGAAATCAATAATATCAACTATGCTTTACTAAATCGTACTTTAGATCAAGAATACATTGAAAAAACAAGACGAAATTTATTGGTTTGTGATGAATATGAAACTATCAGTGACTATATTGGAAGAATAGGAGATTCTATTGAGAAACTACAAGAACATAATATTGTGATTGAAGGCTTCCGTGTAGAGATTTTACAATCTTTAAACGATAAGATTGTAAAATTTTTCCAACACATTCATCAAGGATACGAGAGCAAAGAAATGAAATACTTTTCAGATGGAATTGATGAGTACAATGAGATTAAGAATTTTTGTAAAACGAAGAGAAAAGAACACTTTAAGGATAGCACCGAGAATATTATTCCTTCTCGATTGAACACAGAATTTTCAGACATCATCAACTACTATCAAAGAGCAGCAGATCATATCTACAACATTATTGAATATTATATGAAGTTGTAA